The Planctellipticum variicoloris DNA window ATCCGGCAGGATGCAGGGGAATGGAACCACGCCCCTTAACCGTCGAACTGTTTCGTAAACGCCTTGTTCGGCAACGGACCGAATAAGCCACTGAGGGGAATGAACGCTCTTCAGGATCGGCCCGTCTTTGCTCTGCTTCTCTTTGACAAAGTCGCAGATCTTCGTCACGTCCGTTCGAAGCACCGATTGGGGATAATCCTGAACGGCTGGGGTGCCGAACCGATCAATGCCATGCTCTGAACCGAATATTTCGATGACCCGAACTAGGCGTCCGCCTCGCTGATAAATGCCCGGCAGTCTGTGCAGATTCGAGCTGACCCGGGCAACGGCCTCATGCTCTTCAGTGGTGATCAAGACGGAAATCAATCCGGATGATTGATTTCCCGCTGCCGTTGCTGCTGTCGTACCATCGAACGGGCCGAACTCAACCGACGCCGCCTGCTCTCGCGTCACCCCGTCGCGTTCGATCTGGACAGCCAGCAGGTATCCGAAATCTTCTATGGCGTTCTCTTTTGCCCGCTCCATCGCATGCAGAAGCTCATGCTCCGACCACGGCGGCTTGCACGTGGCATTCCACGGCATGATGATCTCGACAGACCTTTCGACTGCCAGCGAGAATCCGCGAACCAGCACAATCGCAGCACGACGTAACTGACCGCTCCCATGCTCTCCCTGAATCGAAGGCGCGATCTTCCAGAGATACTTCGCTGCCCGTTCCTCAATCGTCATTCCGCCGGACCGTCGCTCACCAGATGGGGAGCTTCCCACCGCTGGCCTTGGCCGATTCGATCCGTTCGGATTCTCATCTTCGACGGGGTTCTTTCTGACGAAATCGGCAATCACATCGGGCGAAAGCAACTCTGGATTCTCGACAAATCGAACGATTCTCGACTGCCGATGCGGCCGGGCCTCTGTGTGGTCCCCCTTGCGTGAGAATGTCCCGTATAACTTGCAGATGCGGCTGGCATTGAAAGTCTTCGCGTCAATTTCAGCCTGAGAGTTCCCGAACGCTTTATTCGCTGACCTCAGAAACGACTTCAGTAGCTTGCAAGACGCTTCGTCGTTCGGCATGTCGACACGCCAGATGAGATGCCAGCCGTTTCCCGAATCGGCGATGATCGCTGGAGGCGAGAATCCATACTCATCGCGAAACGAACTGAGCGCCGCCTTCGCGACTACTTCGGAGGCTTTGTGTTCCTCGTCTGAAGCCGACACTCCGCTGATTGGTTTCTTCGGGTCGACGTCGAGAAAGAGCCAGCGGCGATTCAGGACATGGCAGTCCCCTGAAGCATCCCCGTCATTCGAGAAATCAACGCGATTACTGCACCGTGCGAGCAAATCGGGATTGAGAGGGTTAAGGGTAAGATAGACGCCATCGGCTCCCCATCCGCCCCTGCTGGTCAACTCCGTGAGCTTGGCAGCCTCGGCCGCGGCCTCAGAGAGATGATCGGAATCGAAGTACCCGCGTCGCGCGTGTGGCCTGCCCTTTCCACTGGCGTTTTTACAGTTGAGTGCCCGCACCTCGAACACCTGACCGGGAGCGATGATCCTGGCAAGGGAGTTGTAGACAAGCCTTCGAACTGGGATCTGTTCGGGAGCGATCACTTCGCCCCCTTTCGCTTGCGGGAGGAAGAAACCGTCCCCGCCGAAGATTCCCCTGATTTCCGCGAGTCGGTTCGGAAATCAGCATCGACGGGGACGGGACGCAAGTCTGATTCAGGGGGGAGCCCGGCCGCGAGACGAATGAGCATTTGGCGAGGGTAGAGGAACCTCTTTCCGACCTTTGCCGGCCGGACCAGACCACGCAAGCGGGCATCGCGAAGTGCAGTCCGCGGCAGTCCGATCAACGCTGCAGCTTCGGCCTCACCGAACGCAATCCGCTCCGCGTCGCCGCCGGTCCCGCCGATGAGCCCGGACGACGCCACACGGTTCATCGTGGCATTTATCGCCGCTTCGATGACTGGCTTTAGCTCTTCAAGATCAAACGTGAACTGCGGCAATTCTTCGCTCCCCATCAGTCGCTGCGAGTCGTTCGCAGGTCTGATGGGTGCAGTAAAACGAAGATTGCAGAGATGACCACGGGCCGGGAAAGCAATTTGAGTCGCATCAAATGGACACGACAGACCTTGCGGAAAGTCTCATTGTTTTGAAGTCTGAGAATTAGTCTGAGACTCTCCGCTTTTCAGTCGATGCAGTGCGTTTTTTACTTCATTGATTGCTTCCTCGACGGAGTATCCGCGAAATAGCGCTGGCCACTCTTCGTTCATTCGCCCGAGTTTCCGGTCAAGAATCGTTTCCAGGGCTCGCTTTCTGGTAGTCGGATCACCAACGCCTGAATTACTCCCGGCAACCTTCCAGCTCGAAAGACTGCCATTGATGGTCCGATTCTTTGGGAGATTCCCCAAAGTCTTGAGAATCCATTTGGCCAGCAGTTCCACGTTTGACGATTCGAGCGATCCATTCTGCTGATCTTGGGATTTCTGAGCCTGTCGCGAGTTCGCAGCCTTCATCAGCCGTTTTCGAACCACTTTCAGCACAGACCGCAAGTAGACTGCGGCCCCCTCCGCGCTCGAATTGAACTCTATGCCATTCAATCGCGGAATCAGGTGATCCAGGCCGAATGCATGCGAGAGCATCAGGTCTGCATTCGTCGCGACGACGTCACGACGCATTGCCAGAATGAGCGAGTTCCCGCGGGGCGATGGTTGTTCGTGCTCGCGTGCCGCCTCTTCGTCGAACGTTTTCGCGTGCCATCGGAGCCAGCGTTCGAACGATCCAGGATCGTCAATCTGTTCGGGAGGGGCATTGAACCGTATTTGGCCACCAGAACCGCCGCTGCCGCTTGCAGCGATGTTTCGAGCCCACCAAGACGGGATCGGAACTTCTGCTGCCCGCCGCAATTTCATTCGCTCTTCGTGCTCTTCCTTTGCCTTTCGAAGTTCTTTCGAAGTGACGAACCGGCATACGGTCCCATCTTCGTATTCAGTTCCCATCGCTCTACTCCTGAAGCGGGTCGCCGGCCGGCCATGCGGGGAGTAGTCCGCACAGACCGGCCGGCCGTTTTCATCCGGGGCGGTTTCGAACCCGCCCCGGAACCCGTGGCCTCATTGTCGCCGACCAGTTAGTCAGCGCCCATGTCTCACCGACGCCGAATTGAGGATTCTCCGCAACCCGACATAACACCCGCCTATCCTGACAAGAAACGACGCAACTGCAAACCCTGCCTTCTATTGAGCGACGACGGTCAATAGATACAGAACCGCAGTTGAGTCGGGTTGGCGAGACTCATAATCCTTTGGTTGCCAGTTCGAGTCTGGCCGGGCCTACCTCCCGCTGCGAAACCCCTTGGAAACAAGGGGTTTTTGCGTTTCCCGGAATCTCCGTGCAGCCTTGTTGCACGGAGAACCGGCGGCCGCCGCACAGTCCGGTCTGCGAAGTCCGGCGAGGCTCGTTTGAGTCGCGCTGAGATCTCAGATAGACTCGGGCGATTCCCCCGCCGGCCGCCGGCGGGCCGGCAATGGTGCGAATTCCCCTGCGCGAGGATCCCGTGACCGTCGTAACTCCCGACAAGGGCCTGCTGAAAGACCGGGCCTACGCCGACATCAAGCAGCACATTCAGAGCGGCGAATTTGCGGCTGGCGATTTTCTGTCAGAACGGCAACTGGCCGCCCTGCTGGGGATGAGCAAAACGCCGGTCAAGGCGGCGCTGGAGCGGCTCGAACAGGAGGGGTTTGTGGCGGTTTCGCCGCAGCAGGGGATCGTGGTTCGCGAGTTGTCCATCGCGGAAGCCGCCGATCAGTTCGAGTTGCGGAAAGCGCTGGAAACGTATGTGGTCCAGGCGATTGCCGGAAAACTGAGCGACCGGGATCTGCAGGCGATCGAGCGCAATCTCCGGCAGCAGTCGGCGGCGGCCTCGCGGGAGCTCGTCGGACGGCTGGTCGAGCTCGACACGGAGTTTCATCTGCTGCTCTGCGAGGCATTCGGCAATCGGGCGATCATCGACTGCCTGGTGCAGCACCGGGAGAAAATGCATCGCCTGATTTTCCGGGTGATGTCGAAATCGCCCGGCCGACTGAGCGACGCGGTGCGGGAGCACGTCGAGATTTTCGTGGCGGTTCGCAGCGGCGAGCCGTCCGAAGCCGCACGTCTCCTGGACCAGCATCTCGATTTCGGCAAGCAGTACCTGTTGTCATCGCAATCGCCCCGATAAGGGCTCACCGTGCGATCGATCGAACGCCCTTGAAGAGCATCGCGGCTGACGGCATTGCGAGTGGCGGGCCGGGATGAGGGGCCGGCGATTTTACAGGTTCCGGTCAGACCGAGGGCGGCCGCGCGGAGTTCTCCTTAAAACAAGGACAGGTCCGGTCCAAACGCCGCAGGAAACTCCGTCGAACGATGCGACGCCGTTGACGGCAACTGAGATCT harbors:
- a CDS encoding GntR family transcriptional regulator; its protein translation is MVRIPLREDPVTVVTPDKGLLKDRAYADIKQHIQSGEFAAGDFLSERQLAALLGMSKTPVKAALERLEQEGFVAVSPQQGIVVRELSIAEAADQFELRKALETYVVQAIAGKLSDRDLQAIERNLRQQSAAASRELVGRLVELDTEFHLLLCEAFGNRAIIDCLVQHREKMHRLIFRVMSKSPGRLSDAVREHVEIFVAVRSGEPSEAARLLDQHLDFGKQYLLSSQSPR